One Alphaproteobacteria bacterium LSUCC0396 genomic region harbors:
- the rplX gene encoding 50S ribosomal protein L24, with product MAEKFKIKKGDQVIVITGRDKGKKGEVLEVLRAESRVRVQGVNMVKRHRRATQTDTGGIISMEAPLHISNVAHIDPDSGTATRVGYEEKDGKKVRVARRSGKALA from the coding sequence ATGGCTGAGAAGTTTAAAATCAAAAAAGGCGATCAGGTGATTGTTATCACCGGTCGTGATAAGGGCAAGAAGGGCGAGGTTCTCGAAGTTCTTCGCGCCGAGTCACGTGTTCGGGTTCAGGGTGTAAACATGGTCAAGCGCCATCGTCGTGCCACCCAGACTGACACGGGCGGTATTATTTCGATGGAAGCGCCTTTGCATATTTCCAACGTTGCGCATATCGATCCAGATAGCGGCACCGCAACGCGTGTCGGTTATGAGGAAAAAGATGGTAAAAAAGTCCGGGTCGCTCGTCGGTCTGGAAAAGCCCTGGCGTAA
- the rplN gene encoding 50S ribosomal protein L14 has product MIQMQSNLEVADNSGARRVQCIKVLGGSGRKVAGVGDVIVVSVKEAIPRGKVKKGDVHRAVIVRTAKEIRRADGSAIRFDRNAAVLLNKSDEPIGTRIFGPVTRELRGRKFMKIISLAPEVL; this is encoded by the coding sequence ATGATTCAGATGCAGTCAAATCTTGAAGTTGCCGATAATTCTGGTGCGCGCCGCGTCCAGTGTATCAAAGTGCTAGGCGGTTCCGGTCGCAAGGTTGCGGGCGTTGGTGATGTGATCGTTGTTTCGGTCAAGGAAGCCATCCCACGGGGCAAGGTAAAAAAGGGTGATGTTCACCGCGCGGTGATCGTTCGTACGGCCAAGGAAATTCGCCGGGCCGACGGCAGTGCCATTCGCTTTGACCGCAACGCAGCGGTTTTGCTGAACAAGTCGGACGAGCCGATTGGCACTCGTATTTTTGGCCCTGTGACCCGCGAGTTGCGCGGTCGCAAGTTCATGAAGATCATTTCTCTGGCACCGGAGGTGCTATAA
- the rpsQ gene encoding 30S ribosomal protein S17: protein MPKRTMQGTVVSDKADKTVTVRVERRIMHPVYKKFITKSKKFAAHDAENRFKEGDAVRIRECAPMSKSKTFEVVYDDAAKN from the coding sequence ATGCCAAAGCGTACCATGCAAGGCACTGTTGTGAGCGATAAGGCCGACAAGACGGTAACCGTCCGCGTCGAGCGTCGTATCATGCATCCGGTGTATAAGAAGTTCATCACAAAATCGAAAAAGTTTGCAGCTCATGACGCTGAAAACCGTTTCAAGGAAGGTGATGCCGTGCGTATCCGCGAATGCGCGCCAATGTCTAAGTCAAAGACCTTTGAAGTGGTCTATGACGATGCAGCTAAGAATTAG
- the rpmC gene encoding 50S ribosomal protein L29, with the protein MAIVKAEALRAKTPDELKTQLVDLKKEQFNLRFQAAGGQVENPTRAKIVRREIARIKTVLGQKASSENAAK; encoded by the coding sequence ATGGCAATTGTTAAAGCTGAAGCGCTTCGCGCAAAGACCCCAGATGAGTTGAAAACACAGCTCGTTGACCTGAAGAAAGAGCAGTTCAATCTGCGCTTTCAGGCCGCTGGTGGTCAGGTCGAAAATCCAACACGGGCCAAGATTGTGCGCCGTGAGATCGCCCGCATCAAAACTGTACTTGGTCAAAAGGCCAGTTCAGAAAATGCAGCTAAATAG
- the rplP gene encoding 50S ribosomal protein L16 yields the protein MLSPKRTKFRKAHKGRIHGLAKGGTQLNFGSYGLKAVTPERVTARQIEAARRAITRHLRRSGRVWIRIFPDVPVSSKPAEVRMGKGKGSPEYWVARVKPGRIMFEIDGVPWDLAKEAFTLAAAKLPLDTRIVRRLGDSY from the coding sequence ATGCTTTCGCCAAAGCGTACAAAGTTTCGTAAAGCCCATAAAGGCCGGATCCACGGTCTTGCCAAGGGTGGCACGCAGTTGAATTTCGGCTCTTACGGTTTAAAGGCCGTGACGCCAGAGCGTGTAACAGCACGCCAGATTGAGGCAGCGCGCCGTGCTATCACGCGCCACCTGCGTCGTTCCGGCCGTGTCTGGATCCGCATCTTTCCTGATGTGCCGGTTTCAAGCAAGCCAGCCGAGGTTCGGATGGGTAAGGGTAAGGGCTCACCTGAATATTGGGTAGCGCGCGTAAAGCCTGGCCGGATCATGTTTGAGATTGATGGTGTTCCGTGGGATTTGGCGAAAGAGGCGTTTACGCTTGCCGCCGCTAAATTACCGCTGGATACGCGGATTGTTCGTCGCTTAGGCGATAGTTATTAA